A genomic region of Daphnia carinata strain CSIRO-1 chromosome 5, CSIRO_AGI_Dcar_HiC_V3, whole genome shotgun sequence contains the following coding sequences:
- the LOC130703088 gene encoding chymotrypsinogen A-like → MAIINRFASMLVLAAIVLLGTVNGRIYQTSESIIFEIERTTNGAFLAKNFPFIQWDFMPIKSFLNGGVVPNWQIPLVEPTPQVNSHSIGLPPQHGPTFYSWLHYPFVYGGAYPVPTIGSRTDPALKQESKQNIPCGAGPARVRIVNGQEAAANSWPFMVAFTTPDGTDVSCGGSLISETKILTVAHCFEQLSMYQVSQMVVKLGMHKRRESAESPDDAQMTRRIGRLAIHKAFNAKTYYNDIAVVTMDTAVAFSKSISPVCLAPVNGELDVYAGETATIMGWGTEALGGTSPANLKEATVTIITNEDCRTTFTDPGAIPNHMLCASTTDADSCQHDGGGPLVVKTEDGLWTQAGIVSWGEGCADPAFPAAVYTRVNWLRGWINGNLRN, encoded by the exons ATGGCGATTATAAATAGATTTGCATCCATGTTGGTGCTGGCAGCCATCGTTCTGCTGGGCACGGTTAATGGTCGTATTTACCAGACAAGCGAATCCATCATTTTCGAAA TCGAACGAACGACGAATGGCGCATTTCTCGCAAAAAACTTCCCCTTTATTCAATGGGATTTCATGCCAATCAAATCTTTCCTGAATGGCGGTGTTGTCCCTAACTGGCAAATCCCCTTGGTTGAGCCGACCCCACAAGTTAATTCGCACAGCATCGGTCTGCCTCCGCAACATGGGCCGACTTTTTACAGCTGGTTGCACTATCCGTTCGTGTACGGTGGAGCCTATCCTGTTCCGACAATCGGTTCTAGAACTGATCCGGCACTAAAACAAGAATCCAAACAGAACATTCCTTGTGGCGCTGGACCTGCTAGGGTTCGCATTGTCAATGGCCAGGAAGCTGCTGCGAACTCTTGGCCTTTCATg GTAGCATTCACGACGCCTGATGGTACTGATGTCAGTTGCGGTGGATCTTTAATTTCGGAAACCAAAATTCTGACAGTGGCCCATTGTTTCGAACA attgtCCATGTATCAGGTGTCGCAAATGGTGGTCAAACTCGGAATGCACAAGCGTAGAGAGAGTGCAGAATCGCCGGATGATGCGCAGATGACGAGAAGAATCGGCCGCCTGGCAATCCATAAAGCCTTCAACGCCAAAACATAT TACAACGATATCGCCGTTGTCACAATGGACACGGCCGTCGCTTTCTCGAAATCCATTTCGCCCGTTTGCTTGGCACCTGTAAATGGTGAACTCGATGTCTACGCCGGAGAAACTGCCACCATCATGGGATGGGGAACGGAAGCACTCG GGGGTACTAGCCCGGCCAACTTAAAGGAAGCTACCGTTACGATCATAACGAACGAGGACTGCAGGACAACCTTTACAGACCCTGGTGCAATTCCTAACCACATGCTGTGTGCCAGTACCACTGACGCCGATTCGTGCCAA CATGACGGTGGCGGTCCGCTCGTCGTGAAAACTGAAGACGGTTTATGGACGCAAGCTGGCATCGTCAGTTGGGGAGAAG GATGCGCGGATCCCGCTTTCCCTGCCGCTGTTTACACGCGTGTGAATTGGCTAAGAGGCTGGATTAACGGAAACCTGAGGAATTGA
- the LOC130703089 gene encoding chymotrypsin B-like, protein MAIVNEFASVLVAAIAVLGTVNGRIYQTSHSIVFEIDRTWDGAFLAKHFPFSQWDFMPIKSFMNGGVVPNWQIPLVEPTPEVNSYSIGLPPQQGPTFYSWLHHPFVYGGAYAVPAIDSRTGPILKQESKQNIPCGAGPTGDRIVNGEEAKPNSWPFIVGFTLPGNNGIICGGSLISETKILTAAHCFEKLSMYMLSQMVVKLGMHKRREDADNPDDAQMTRRISRMTLHKAYNSKTNYYDIAIVTMDAPVAFSKAISPVCLAPGSSEPDVYAEETAYIMGWGAIESGGAGPVSLKQATVPIITNEKCKEIYTEAGEIVNHMLCAASDAADTCQGDSGGPLVVKTEDGLWTQAGIVSFGKGCANADAPAGVYTRVNWLRGWINGNMKN, encoded by the exons ATGGCGATTGTAAATGAATTTGCATCCGTCTTGGTGGCAGCCATCGCTGTGCTGGGCACGGTTAATGGTCGTATTTATCAGACAAGCCACTCCATCGTTTTCGAAA TCGACCGGACGTGGGATGGCGCTTTTCTAGCAAAACATTTCCCATTTAGTCAATGGGATTTCATGCCAATCAAATCTTTCATGAATGGTGGTGTTGTCCCTAACTGGCAAATCCCTTTGGTTGAGCCGACCCCCGAAGTTAATTCGTACAGCATCGGCCTGCCTCCGCAACAAGGGCCGACGTTTTACAGCTGGTTGCACCATCCGTTCGTGTACGGTGGAGCCTATGCTGTTCCAGCAATCGATTCTAGAACCGGCCCGATACTCAAACAAGAATCCAAACAGAACATTCCTTGTGGCGCTGGGCCTACTGGGGATCGCATTGTCAATGGCGAGGAAGCTAAACCGAATTCTTGGCCTTTCATT GTAGGATTCACATTGCCTGGCAATAACGGGATTATTTGCGGTGGATCATTAATTTCGGAGACTAAAATTCTGACAGCGGCCCATTGTTTCGAGAA ACTGTCCATGTATATGTTGTCGCAAATGGTTGTCAAACTTGGAATGCACAAGCGTAGAGAGGATGCAGACAATCCCGATGACGCACAAATGACAAGAAGAATCAGCCGCATGACACTTCATAAAGCATACAACTCCAAAACAAAT TACTACGATATCGCTATTGTCACAATGGACGCACCTGTCGCTTTCTCCAAAGCCATTTCGCCCGTTTGCTTGGCACCAGGAAGCAGTGAGCCCGATGTCTACGCCGAAGAAACTGCCTACATCATGGGATGGGGAGCGATAGAATCCG GGGGTGCGGGTCCGGTAAGCTTAAAGCAAGCTACCGTTCCGATCATAACGAACGAGAAGTGCAAGGAAATCTACACAGAAGCTGGCGAAATTGTCAACCATATGCTGTGTGCCGCTAGTGACGCCGCCGATACGTGCCAA GGTGACAGTGGCGGTCCGCTCGTCGTGAAAACTGAAGACGGTTTATGGACGCAAGCTGGCATCGTCAGTTTTGGAAAGG GATGCGCGAATGCCGATGCCCCTGCAGGTGTTTACACGAGAGTGAATTGGTTAAGGGGATGGATTAACGGAAACATGAAGAATTGA
- the LOC130702801 gene encoding serine protease 48-like yields the protein MRRTTFTAFGAVFVATIAMLGTVNGRVYQTNDSIVFEIDRTSDGVFLAKSFPRSQSDFVPLKTFLNGGMVPNWHIPLVVPNPQVNSYSIGLPPRQGLTFYSWLHHPFGYGGAYPVPAIGSTAGQTLKSETKQKSACHFGRIASGTEAKPNSWPFMVAFMSAIDRRVECGGSLISENKILTAANCFEQLSMFEISILVVRLGMHTTGEFYGQPHDAQMTRRISRVAIHKAYNAQNSYYDIAVLTMDTPVTFSKAISPVCLPTASNNVDIFAGKTGQIMGWGDLETGTYKNLL from the exons ATGAGAAGAACGACATTCACTGCGTTCGGAGCCGTCTTTGTGGCAACCATCGCTATGCTGGGCACAGTTAACGGCCGCGTTTATCAGACAAACGACTCCATCGTTTTCGAAA TCGACCGGACGTCGGATGGCGTTTTTCTCGCAAAGAGTTTCCCCCGTAGCCAATCGGATTTTGTGCCATTAAAAACTTTCTTGAATGGTGGCATGGTCCCTAATTGGCACATCCCCTTGGTTGTACCGAACCCACAAGTGAATTCGTACAGCATCGGTCTGCCTCCGCGGCAAGGGCTGACTTTTTACAGCTGGTTGCACCATCCGTTCGGATACGGTGGAGCCTATCCTGTTCCGGCAATCGGTTCTACGGCCGGCCAGACGCTCAAATCAGAAACCAAACAGAAATCTGCTTGCCACTTTGGCCGCATTGCCAGTGGCACGGAAGCTAAACCGAATTCTTGGCCTTTCATG GTAGCCTTCATGTCCGCTATCGATAGGAGAGTCGAATGTGGCGGATCTTTAATttcggaaaataaaattttgacaGCGGCCAATTGTTTTGAACA ATTGTCCATGTTTGAGATATCGATCTTGGTTGTGAGACTTGGAATGCACACGACTGGAGAATTTTATGGCCAACCGCATGACGCGCAAATGACGAGGAGAATCAGCCGCGTGGCAATTCATAAAGCATATAATGCACAGAATTCT TACTACGATATCGCCGTTTTAACAATGGACACGCCCGTCACTTTCTCGAAAGCCATTTCGCCCGTCTGTTTGCCCACAGCAAGTAATAACGTCGACATCTTCGCCGGAAAGACTGGCCAGATCATGGGATGGGGAGACCTAGAAACCGGTACGTATAAGAACCTTTTGTAA